A single window of Myxocyprinus asiaticus isolate MX2 ecotype Aquarium Trade chromosome 34, UBuf_Myxa_2, whole genome shotgun sequence DNA harbors:
- the LOC127425537 gene encoding zinc finger protein 40-like isoform X3, whose translation MEPDFNTLAERKNSSPIGYLGKSVSIPVTYSDYAVAMPAVNYNVQSKSAFVPPFSTAKQQFYSSVASTGQHTMQQYINMSGHHQQDKPGFQKSYSVGPSFTLSHGPVPSGSTGLPQSQPPVVQTCQSLSATVPNSIQVPVTPGFSPVQMTTVVNFGTSQVPDISTKEQKPKKQGKYVCEYCKRACAKPSVLLKHIRSHTGERPYPCVTCGFSFKTKSNLYKHKKSHAHAIKLGLVKDSGSGSLSQESDKGLTTHSDAEDSGDSDEEGSTADLDPESSQSSLTALSESSLQSAGIVPGSQGESEHLVVFETLKPFATQRGCEPKVTAALPKVVVHPVNVSPLRADSPRVIDSAPEHATAQRQRDFLPANIRSSVMVLSSLKEVDCTSPLQDSVSEDEDQHCKSPLGGSHAQLQRQQATDYSQQPQGKCLLSPRSLGSTDSGYFSRSESADQAMSPPSPFVKITPPAETDITKTPQVPPSPIMATVMHVAPVEKSQVSPGQMRPPLEAKALSLEERISKLISDNEAVVDDKQLDSVKPRRTSLSRRGSIDSPKSYIFKDSFQFDLKPPVRRSSSNSDIPKSPFTPTDKSKPVFLLSVPPQYPAMDCLPITRSNSMPTTPGQSALFPNVTPQPHPLRICHSFDDKISSLNDDVFSSAPSTPNPRTLVRQIAVEDLSTNDGHILISVHSMDESHHGPSITHELRSKSFEHATERSRKPQQSKGTMYECETCRNRYRKLENFENHKKFYCSELHGPKNKPMHAREIEPEVFGRGIQQPLLNRNAVITGIVEQPVMVRKRRKIKSVGDDDDQSPTETTPPCSRSFDSCQISTSSLGRPYTHQTQSISNSAIIGQIQIIGKVAEPQESRLSPIREAQISTPNKERGDLQRQGSGTSVIRHTNSLSQPNSFETLESIDRSSPVDHGEKEVKSSTKGHTEAAGSLSSQSYHERMSTPKCASQGMEHHGKQTFAIASHGCTPAQQSRLVRQNNIQVPEILVTEEPDRDHESQVVESSEKPVENFNWPQRSESLSKLPTEKLPPKKKRIRLAQMEHSSGESSFESSLSRSLSRDSSLSRCSSISASFDRDDPPRSDSPSRSESIGKPPEVQGLPVANNTLGVPGMMRRATSEQISCTQPSVEISCDYRSKSFDCSSMSPSRPLSPIMQTTMPKTTQCPPTTQVPLIERRRGPLVRQMSLKIAPDPQLAGKQTVSSQRGPFINESSGSQPKTINVNTSTLVQSFVLHSGEASVRKNEQIVQSINLGSQIKQPQVYGLPHPWHQTSRVAACQVQPLVHMVADQKDIQKSSDENSKKSFVPKYQLHCPVLKTGQTYSLAGVQGTQITLPVITIPVANEIKVSQSNDCMQNVYVAQPGYHAVINKPPTVLQVGSQGDTASQITPVSTPVPQILITHEHTLAPVSVASKVSFPKVHFVNSDSKIGPDIQTHRQPGSFAVQMKNNTTDQIQTAEQSILSLGSLHCTQKLASVNLCPQEATASSKRMLSPANSLDIAMEKTQKRAKDEHGVACLTDGRSLNYLNSKMSEITRQRKLMLVRQVCTTEPVDSPIETDAPEQLPETSQAGNNTQTPSVPQTATPEINKQEMKSITPSTTVHSVQGSATRSSPVLQSHTIPENTSLKPQEKLEECRWSPSKSPLRPTIFQGQVKLASSVSVVNTRYSHRLSFPSLKTATSFTWCFLMKRKSLHIQQTDQRISAYSAWVVNPNNPNPLGLPTKVVMSLFDSKLTSKKIHYTQAKTTTLKSDILTYSGKLKDILPKVLIEQRAMPTENSGKMKPETQTINEPDRESKSEPQRVKIFDGGYKSNEEYVYVRGRGRGKYICEECGIRCKKPSMLRKHIRTHSDIRPFHCMHCNFSFKTKGNLTKHMKSKAHSKKCMEMGVAVGIIEDQDTEDSGDRGRAGSADRQDSDGDDSDGPDDEDNDGEEEDEEDSQAESGLSATPSVSASPQHFPANQADMAPSSLLAQMSISLNPTPAPLPLLPIASDSQSSDTESVAMTSPISLVRQMSISASCSSPSPSPASFTSHPVPASESHNSDTDSVHMMSPVSPCRLMSIDYPDFDVPPSPPVSGKGTKLGQQDGVSSTFSQPTSECNTNVDRGTQTSSDPLQGPLHFPNTGPIHEPRIGATTHLFSHLPLHSQQPPRSPYSMVPVGGIQLVPAGLAAYSTFVPIQAGPVQLTIPALSVIHRQSSSPLPAPSTSPRPEGSPTQPLVVQEPVSSVLPCFPLGQVAGLQTLGAPQTALQPVETLSVVGLANSNQLVPQRSLPLSATLGVQVLAASPTPQSSTASPTQITGLQIVNIALPALIPSLSPLSALSPLSATQDKPHSPEGVASATAQVSESPQAPMPSASSPTANLGDVPTNTKPSTEVKQVSQSSPSTVSVDTDVVEKTTVMVQTPKTPQQLSSSSSSTNEKGSGVPHKTTAGGDTEVKLWQPVTRQPVTDDYNEASSDDEDRLVIAT comes from the exons ATGGAACCAGATTTCAACACACTGGCGGAAAGGAAGAACAGTAGTCCAATAGGATATCTTGGAAAATCAGTTTCCATTCCTGTCACTTATTCCGACTATGCTGTGGCTATGCCTGCTGTAAATTATAATGTCCAGTCAAAATCTGCATTTGTGCCACCATTCAGCACAGCCAAACAACAGTTCTACAGCAGTGTTGCATCAACAGGGCAACACACAATGCAGCAGTATATTAACATGTCAGGACATCATCAGCAGGACAAACCAGGATTCCAGAAAAGCTACAGTGTGGGCCCTTCATTTACTTTGAGCCATGGACCTGTTCCTTCTGGTTCTACTGGTTTACCTCAAAGCCAGCCCCCAGTTGTACAAACATGCCAGTCTCTGTCAGCCACAGTTCCTAATTCAATTCAAGTCCCTGTCACACCAGGTTTCAGCCCTGTTCAGATGACAACTGTTGTAAACTTCGGCACGAGTCAGGTTCCTGATATCTCAACTAAAGAGCAAAAACCGAAAAAGCAAGGCAAGTATGTCTGTGAATACTGCAAAAGAGCTTGTGCCAAGCCAAGTGTGCTTCTAAAACACATACGGTCCCACACAGGAGAAAGACCGTACCCATGTGTTACATGTGGCTTTTCGTTTAAGACAAAAAGCAACTTATACAAACATAAGAAGTCTCATGCACATGCCATCAAATTAGGTCTTGTGAAAGATTCTGGAAGTGGATCCCTCTCTCAAGAGTCTGACAAAGGCCTCACCACACATTCTGACGCAGAGGACAGCGGGGACAGTGATGAGGAGGGAAGCACAGCTGACTTAGACCCAGAATCTTCACAGAGCAGCCTAACAGCTTTATCTGAGAGCAGTTTGCAGAGTGCAGGCATAGTACCAGGTAGCCAAGGAGAGTCTGAGCATTTGGTGGTGTTTGAAACTCTGAAACCATTTGCCACTCAGAGGGGATGTGAGCCTAAGGTCACTGCTGCTCTCCCTAAAGTGGTTGTCCACCCAGTTAATGTTTCTCCTTTGCGGGCAGACAGCCCGAGAGTGATAGATTCTGCACCTGAACATGCCACAGCCCAGAGGCAAAGGGATTTCCTGCCAGCAAACATAAGGTCTAGTGTAATGGTTCTATCCTCACTGAAAGAAGTAGATTGCACAAGTCCCCTACAAGACTCAGTTAGTGAGGATGAAGATCAGCATTGTAAATCACCTCTCGGAGGCAGCCATGCCCAGCTACAGAGGCAACAAGCAACTGATTACTCTCAACAGCCACAAGGCAAGTGTCTGCTTAGTCCTCGGAGTCTCGGAAGCACTGACTCTGGCTACTTTTCACGGTCTGAGAGTGCAGATCAAGCTATGAGTCCCCCAAGTCCTTTTGTTAAAATAACCCCACCAGCAGAAACTGACATTACAAAAACTCCACAAGTTCCTCCTTCCCCAATCATGGCTACTGTCATGCATGTAGCTCCTGTTGAGAAGTCTCAAGTTTCCCCAGGACAAATGCGTCCTCCATTGGAAGCCAAAGCTTTGTCTCTTGAGGAGCGTATCTCAAAGCTGATCTCAGACAATGAGGCTGTTGTAGATGACAAGCAACTCGACAGTGTCAAACCCAGACGGACTTCCCTATCCCGGAGGGGTAGCATTGATTCCCCTAAATCTTACATATTCAAAGACTCTTTTCAGTTTGATCTAAAACCACCAGTAAGAAGATCAAGTTCCAACTCAGACATACCAAAATCTCCTTTCACACCTACAGACAAATCCAAGCCAGTTTTTCTCCTTTCTGTACCGCCTCAGTATCCAGCTATGGACTGTTTACCCATTACAAGAAGTAATTCAATGCCTACAACACCTGGTCAATCAGCACTTTTCCCAAATGTAACACCTCAGCCCCACCCATTAAGAATTTGTCATTCATTTGATGACAAGATTAGCTCACTAAATGATGACGTGTTCTCCTCAGCTCCTTCAACTCCTAATCCTCGTACATTAGTCAGGCAGATTGCAGTTGAGGATTTGTCCACAAatgatggtcacattctcatttcTGTTCATTCCATGGACGAGAGTCATCATGGACCAAGTATTACACATGAGCTGCGAAGTAAGTCCTTTGAGCATGCAACTGAAAGAAGCCGAAAACCCCAACAGAGCAAAGGGACAATGTACGAATGTGAGACCTGCCGCAACCGCTACAGAAAACTggaaaactttgaaaatcacaagAAGTTTTATTGTTCTGAACTGCATGGTCCAAAGAACAAGCCTATGCATGCCAGGGAGATTGAACCAGAAGTGTTTGGGCGTGGCATTCAACAGCCGCTGTTGAACAGAAATGCTGTAATTACAGGCATTGTAGAGCAACCAGTAATggtaagaaaaagaagaaaaattaaaAGTGTTGGAGACGATGATGACCAATCTCCAACTGAAACCACTCCTCCATGTTCAAGAAGTTTTGACTCCTGCCAAATATCTACAAGTTCGTTAGGGCGACCTTATACCCATCAAACCCAGTCTATAAGTAACTCTGCTATTATAGGTCAAATACAAATCATAGGAAAAGTTGCTGAACCACAAGAGTCAAGACTATCTCCAATACGAGAGGCTCAGATAAGTACACCAAATAAAGAACGAGGAGACCTCCAGAGACAAGGAAGTGGAACTTCAGTCATTCGACATACCAACTCCCTCAGCCAACCAAATTCTTTTGAAACATTGGAGTCTATTGACAGATCATCGCCAGTAGATCATGGGGAAAAGGAAGTAAAGAGCTCTACGAAAGGTCACACAGAGGCTGCAGGGAGTTTATCTTCACAAAGTTACCATGAGAGAATGTCAACACCCAAATGTGCCAGCCAAGGAATGGAGCATCATGGTAAGCAAACATTTGCCATTGCAAGTCATGGTTGCACACCTGCACAGCAATCCCGACTTGTGCGCCAGAACAACATTCAAGTCCCTGAAATCTTAGTAACAGAGGAGCCCGACAGAGATCATGAAAGTCAAGTTGTAGAATCATCAGAGAAACCTGTAGAAAACTTCAACTGGCCTCAGAGGAGTGAGAGCTTGTCGAAACTACCAACAGAGAAACTGCCCCCAAAAAAGAAGCGCATAAGACTTGCTCAAATGGAACACTCCTCTGGTGAATCTAGCTTTGAGTCAAGTCTCTCTCGTAGCCTCAGTAGAGACAGTAGCTTGTCAAGGTGCTCTAGTATTTCAGCCTCTTTTGACAGAGATGATCCACCAAGATCTGATAGTCCATCCAGGTCAGAGAGTATTGGGAAGCCACCAGAGGTTCAAGGGCTCCCTGTAGCAAACAACACTCTTGGAGTGCCAGGCATGATGAGACGAGCTACCTCCGAACAGATCAGCTGCACTCAGCCATCAGTGGAAATTTCTTGTGATTACCGTAGCAAATCCTTTGACTGCAGCAGCATGTCACCTAGCAGGCCTCTATCACCAATAATGCAGACGACCATGCCAAAAACTACACAATGTCCTCCAACTACCCAGGTGCCTCTCATTGAAAGAAGAAGAGGGCCTCTGGTACGTCAGATGTCCTTAAAAATTGCACCAGACCCTCAACTAGCAGGAAAACAGACTGTCTCAAGTCAAAGAGGCCCCTTCATCAATGAATCTTCTGGTTCCCAACCTAAAACAATAAATGTGAATACATCTACACTTGTTCAGTCTTTTGTCCTGCATTCTGGAGAGGCCTCAGTACGGAAAAATGAGCAAATTGTCCAAAGCATCAACCTTGGAAGCCAGATCAAACAACCCCAAGTATATGGCCTTCCGCATCCATGGCATCAGACCTCAAGGGTTGCGGCATGCCAGGTGCAACCTCTGGTCCATATGGTGGCTGATCAGAAAGACATTCAAAAGAGCTCTGATGAGAATAGTAAGAAAAGCTTTGTACCTAAATATCAGCTGCATTGCCCAGTACTGAAAACAGGCCAAACATATTCTTTAGCAGGTGTGCAAGGCACACAGATTACTTTGCCTGTGATTACAATACCAGTTGCTAATGAAATTAAGGTCTCACAGTCAAATGATTGCATGCAAAATGTATATGTAGCACAACCGGGTTATCACGCTGTAATTAATAAGCCCCCAACTGTACTGCAAGTTGGTTCACAAGGTGATACAGCCTCTCAAATTACACCAGTTTCTACACCTGTCCCACAGATCCTTATCACCCATGAGCACACATTAGCACCTGTGTCTGTGGCTTCTAAGGTCAGTTTCCCCAAAGTGCATTTTGTGAATAGTGATTCAAAGATTGGACCAGACATCCAAACTCACAGGCAACCTGGGTCTTTTGCTGTGCAGATGAAGAACAATACCACTGACCAAATTCAAACTGCTGAGCAGAGCATACTATCCCTTGGTTCACTACATTGCACTCAAAAACTGGCTTCTGTAAATCTATGCCCACAAGAGGCCACTGCCTCAAGTAAGCGGATGCTCTCCCCTGCCAACAGCCTGGATATTGCTATGGAAAAGACACAGAAACGGGCTAAAGATGAGCATGGTGTTGCATGTCTCACTGATGGTAGATCTCTAAACTACTTAAACTCAAAGATGTCAGAAATTACCAGGCAGAGGAAATTAATGCTGGTCAGACAGGTCTGTACCACAGAGCCGGTAGACAGCCCAATTGAGACAGATGCCCCAGAACAATTGCCGGAGACTTCACAAGCAGGAAACAACACCCAAACGCCCTCAGTCCCTCAGACAGCAACACCTGAGATCAACAAACAGGAGATGAAGAGTATAACACCTTCTACAACAGTACATTCTGTTCAAGGTTCTGCCACACGTTCTTCACCTGTACTTCAAAGCCACACCATACCAGAGAATACATCACTGAAGCCACAAGAGAAACTTGAGGAATGTCGTTGGTCTCCATCAAAATCTCCTCTTAGGCCTACAATATTTCAGGGACAAGTGAAGTTAGCTTCCTCTGTGTCAGTCGTCAACACAAGATACAGTCATCGGCTGTCTTTCCCCAGTCTGAAAACAGCTACTTCCTTTACCTGGTGTTTTCTCATGAAGAGGAAATCCCTCCACATTCAGCAGACAGACCAGAGGATCTCTGCCTACTCTGCTTGGGTAGTAAACCCCAACAATCCCAATCCACTGGGCCTCCCCACCAAAGTGGTGATGTCTTTGTTTGACTCAAAACTGACATCCAAGAAAATACACTACACCCAAGCTAAAACAACAACTTTGAAATCTGACATCTTGACCTACTCTGGAAAGTTGAAGGACATCTTGCCAAAA GTTTTGATAGAGCAAAGAGCTATGCCAACTGAGAATAGTGGCAAAATGAAACCAGAGACTCAAACAATTAATGAGCCAGACAGAGAATCGAAATCGGAACCTCAACGAGTGAAGATTTTTGATGGAGG TTATAAATCAAATGAGGAGTATGTGTACGTTAGGGGGCGTGGAAGAGGAAAATACATCTGTGAGGAGTGTGGAATCCGCTGCAAGAAACCTAGCATGCTGCGTAAACACATTCGTACCCACTCTGACATCCGCCCATTTCATTGCATGCACTGCAACTTTTCCTTCAAGACTAAAG GGAACCTTACCAAGCACATGAAGTCCAAAGCCCATAGCAAGAAGTGTATGGAGATGGGAGTTGCTGTTGGCATTATTGAAGACCAGGATACAGAAGACTCAG GTGATCGAGGAAGAGCAGGAAGTGCTGACAGACAAGACTCGGATGGTGATGATTCTGATGGCCCAGATGATGAAGACAATGACGGggaggaggaagatgaggaggacAGCCAGGCAGAGTCTGGCCTCTCTGCAACACCTTCCGTTTCTGCAAGCCCACAGCATTTTCCTGCTAACCAGGCCGACATGGCTCCCAGCTCTCTGCTGGCCCAGATGTCCATCAGCCTGAACCCTACTCCTGCTCCCCTACCTCTGCTGCCTATTGCTTCTGACTCCCAGAGCTCAGACACTGAGTCGGTGGCTATGACTAGCCCCATCTCGTTGGTCAGACAGATGTCAATCTCTGCTTCCTGTTCCAGCCCCAGCCCTAGTCCCGCCTCTTTCACTTCCCACCCTGTCCCTGCCTCAGAATCCCACAACTCTGACACTGACTCTGTGCACATGATGAGCCCAGTGTCACCTTGCAGGCTGATGTCCATCGACTACCCAGACTTTGATGTTCCCCCTAGTCCCCCAGTGTCAGGCAAGGGCACCAAGCTCGGCCAG CAGGATGGAGTATCCAGCACCTTTTCCCAGCCTACAAGTGAGTGCAATACCAATGTTGACCGTGGTACCCAGACCTCTTCTGACCCTCTTCAAGGACCCTTGCACTTTCCAAACACAGGTCCAATTCACGAGCCAAGAATAGGGGCCACTACTCACCTCTTCAGTCACTTGCCCTTGCACTCCCAACAGCCTCCCCGCTCCCCGTACAGCATGGTACCTGTGGGTGGCATTCAGCTTGTACCTGCCGGTTTGGCTGCTTACTCTACATTTGTACCCATTCAGGCCGGGCCAGTCCAGCTAACCATCCCAGCACTTAGCGTGATCCACAGGCAGTCCAGCAGCCCTCTCCCAGCCCCGAGCACCTCGCCTCGGCCAGAGGGCTCCCCAACACAGCCACTGGTAGTCCAGGAGCCAGTCAGTAGTGTCCTACCTTGTTTCCCTTTAGGCCAAGTGGCAGGACTCCAGACACTTGGTGCTCCTCAGACTGCCTTGCAGCCTGTGGAGACCTTAAGCGTGGTGGGTCTGGCCAACTCCAACCAACTGGTGCCTCAGCGGAGTCTGCCACTAAGTGCCACCCTTGGTGTACAGGTGTTGGCAGCCAGCCCCACCCCTCAGAGCAGCACAGCTTCCCCCACACAAATCACTGGCCTGCAGATTGTCAACATCGCCCTGCCGGCCCTCATACCATCCCTCAGCCCCCTCTCAGCTCTCAGCCCACTTTCTGCAACCCAGGACAAGCCACATAGTCCTGAGGGTGTAGCATCTGCAACAGCACAAGTTTCTGAATCACCACAAGCACCTATGCCCTCAGCCAGTTCTCCAACCGCCAATTTAGGAGATGTTCCTACAAACACAAAGCCATCTACAGAGGTAAAGCAAGTCTCTCAGAGCAGCCCTAGCACTGTATCTGTGGACACAGATGTTGTGGAGAAGACTACAGTTATGGTGCAGACACCGAAAACACCCCAACAACTTTCTTCTTCCTCCTCATCCACTAATGAGAAAGGCTCAGGTGTTCCACACAAGACAACAGCAGGTGGGGATACTGAAGTTAAACTATGGCAACCTGTCACCAGACAACCAGTGACTGATGACTACAATGAAGCCTCCAGTGATGATGAGGATAGACTTGTCATAGCTACCTGA